The following proteins are encoded in a genomic region of Lentisphaerota bacterium:
- a CDS encoding M28 family peptidase: protein MKRRLLLSSARILAAVALVVAVTGCLISQPTFRSNQPSAVSVAPDQLREHVTTLSETFHPRDWEHEANLSICADYIGTHFTNAGAVVQFQPVPAQGRQYRNVIARFGVGKGAKIVVGAHYDACGDTPGADDNASGVAALIELSYLFGRHPPEREIELVAYVLEEPPFFRTPLMGSAVHAASIAAEQEKIEGVIVLDTVGYFNAAKGSQSYPSQWLKLIYPSRGTFIAVIGRWDQGRWIKRIKAGMKGATDLPVYSLRAPASIPGIDFSDHLNYWPLGLNALMITDTAFYRNRAYHTKEDTSGRLDYERMSKVVIAVFEAVSSR from the coding sequence ATGAAAAGACGCCTTTTACTATCTTCCGCGCGCATCCTGGCCGCTGTTGCGCTCGTCGTCGCTGTGACGGGGTGTCTGATTTCCCAGCCCACATTCCGAAGCAATCAGCCTTCTGCGGTGTCCGTTGCACCCGATCAGTTGCGGGAACATGTGACCACGCTGAGCGAGACCTTCCATCCACGGGACTGGGAGCACGAGGCTAACCTCAGCATCTGTGCAGACTATATCGGCACCCACTTCACGAACGCCGGTGCTGTCGTGCAGTTCCAACCCGTCCCAGCCCAGGGGCGGCAGTACCGCAATGTAATCGCCCGTTTCGGCGTGGGGAAAGGCGCTAAGATTGTGGTGGGGGCACACTACGATGCCTGCGGCGACACCCCGGGTGCGGACGACAATGCCAGCGGCGTGGCCGCTCTCATTGAACTGAGCTACCTGTTCGGGCGTCACCCGCCAGAGAGGGAGATTGAACTGGTCGCCTATGTTCTGGAGGAACCCCCATTTTTCCGGACGCCGCTCATGGGGAGCGCCGTCCATGCGGCAAGCATTGCGGCCGAGCAGGAAAAGATTGAGGGCGTGATCGTCCTGGATACGGTCGGATACTTTAACGCTGCGAAGGGCTCTCAGTCTTATCCCTCGCAATGGCTCAAGTTGATCTACCCCAGTCGAGGCACCTTCATCGCCGTCATTGGACGCTGGGACCAAGGCCGGTGGATCAAGCGCATCAAGGCGGGCATGAAAGGAGCGACAGACCTTCCCGTGTACTCCCTGCGGGCTCCAGCCTCCATTCCGGGCATTGATTTCTCGGATCATCTCAACTACTGGCCGCTTGGACTCAATGCCCTGATGATCACTGACACCGCATTCTACAGAAACAGGGCATACCACACAAAAGAGGACACGTCCGGGCGGCTGGACTACGAGCGAATGTCCAAAGTCGTGATTGCTGTATTTGAAGCCGTGAGCTCCCGATAA
- a CDS encoding carbohydrate ABC transporter substrate-binding protein translates to MDSRVQTVFGTCSARVGQGEPTSDCVSIGAAARLSVSGVLALVLVALVLGGCGKHEPSVIAKPQYDPVVRRWAELFHPSVLTLDERCAELAWFREKGAEFAGMNLVSVGEDIETSFWESQYLSRAFEEITGIRVRHDVIGEGDLVDRLVDQIEHGKHRYDIYVADADLNGWLLRTRGIVVLGDYMAGDGKAYTNPYLDVDDFLNLECAQDYDGRQLQLPNYQFPLVYWFRHDWFSDPQVRSDFFKRYGYALGVPLNWAAYEDIAAFFHGRTMTNPNGSEVVARGHADYGLPGPWLGWRFSDAFLGVAGMGDVGVPNGLPVDDWGIRVEDRIPVVASVARGGAINGPAAVYALTTWLSLLNRYAPPESRQLDWLGQGRIPPRGDIAQTWYWCQIYAALNPEYNKVGSPVCDKQGNPVWRIAPMPRGKYWREGMKMGYMDAGSWTLPLDTDGPRRHAAWLWAQFCLSKSVALKKFMADATPVRRSTLYSGPATQSQRRLGGLIEFLRSPVIKNYTDTGLNVPHYPQMSALWWQNISLAIEGQSSPQEALDHLAEQLDALMGSLTLEAYSPRLSPPKPEAQGPDHAEPPPSAERETPKTCLYEDLLKEWKRAPP, encoded by the coding sequence ATGGATTCGCGGGTCCAGACGGTTTTTGGCACATGCTCGGCTCGTGTGGGCCAGGGCGAGCCGACAAGCGATTGCGTGTCAATCGGTGCGGCTGCGCGGTTGTCGGTGTCTGGTGTTCTCGCGCTAGTCCTTGTCGCTCTGGTCCTCGGCGGGTGTGGAAAGCACGAGCCGTCCGTGATCGCCAAACCGCAGTACGATCCGGTGGTGAGACGATGGGCGGAGCTGTTTCACCCCTCGGTGTTGACGCTTGACGAGCGGTGCGCCGAACTCGCCTGGTTCCGTGAGAAGGGGGCCGAGTTCGCGGGAATGAATCTGGTTTCGGTCGGGGAGGACATCGAGACCAGCTTTTGGGAAAGCCAGTATCTTTCGCGCGCGTTTGAGGAGATCACCGGCATTCGCGTACGTCACGACGTGATTGGCGAGGGCGATCTCGTCGACCGGCTGGTCGATCAGATCGAGCACGGCAAGCACCGCTACGACATTTACGTGGCCGACGCGGATCTGAACGGATGGCTTTTGCGGACCCGGGGTATCGTCGTGCTTGGTGACTACATGGCCGGCGATGGCAAGGCCTACACCAATCCCTATTTGGACGTGGACGACTTTCTCAATCTGGAATGCGCGCAAGATTACGACGGGCGACAACTGCAGCTCCCCAACTATCAGTTCCCGCTGGTCTACTGGTTCCGTCATGACTGGTTTTCGGACCCCCAGGTGCGGAGCGACTTTTTCAAGCGCTACGGGTATGCGCTCGGAGTTCCGCTGAACTGGGCCGCTTACGAGGACATTGCCGCTTTCTTCCATGGCCGGACGATGACAAACCCCAATGGTTCGGAGGTCGTTGCCCGCGGCCATGCCGACTACGGGTTGCCCGGTCCGTGGCTGGGCTGGCGATTTTCGGACGCTTTTCTGGGGGTAGCCGGGATGGGCGATGTCGGTGTGCCCAACGGGCTGCCGGTCGACGACTGGGGCATTCGGGTCGAGGATCGAATTCCGGTGGTGGCCTCGGTCGCGCGTGGGGGCGCCATCAATGGACCGGCGGCGGTCTACGCGCTGACGACTTGGCTGTCTCTGCTCAACCGCTACGCGCCCCCCGAATCTCGGCAGTTGGACTGGCTGGGGCAGGGACGCATTCCGCCCCGGGGCGACATTGCTCAGACTTGGTACTGGTGCCAGATCTATGCGGCGCTCAATCCCGAGTACAACAAAGTGGGAAGCCCCGTCTGCGACAAACAGGGCAATCCCGTGTGGCGCATCGCCCCCATGCCACGCGGCAAGTACTGGCGCGAAGGGATGAAGATGGGGTATATGGACGCAGGCAGTTGGACCCTGCCGCTGGATACCGACGGTCCGCGCCGACACGCCGCCTGGCTGTGGGCACAGTTCTGCCTGTCCAAGAGCGTCGCGCTGAAGAAGTTCATGGCCGACGCCACACCGGTGCGCAGGAGCACGCTCTATTCGGGGCCGGCGACCCAGAGCCAGCGGCGGCTGGGTGGCCTGATCGAGTTCCTGCGATCCCCGGTGATCAAAAATTACACCGACACCGGACTCAACGTTCCGCACTATCCGCAAATGTCGGCCCTGTGGTGGCAAAACATCTCGCTGGCCATCGAGGGCCAATCGTCTCCGCAGGAGGCGCTCGATCATCTCGCCGAACAACTCGACGCGCTGATGGGGTCGCTGACGTTGGAAGCGTACTCTCCGCGGTTGAGTCCGCCGAAGCCCGAAGCCCAAGGGCCGGACCACGCGGAGCCGCCACCGTCTGCTGAGCGGGAGACGCCGAAGACGTGCCTTTACGAGGATCTGCTGAAGGAATGGAAGAGGGCACCGCCATGA
- a CDS encoding HD domain-containing protein: MNHGHFQAVRSRFNRYVARFRGPDGAFPPMQALKRRHTAHVVADAGRIMAAEGWATAEALLGRTAALLHDIGRFSQYAEFGTFQDSASVNHAERGCAVMRQEGICFGMPEDDARIIFEAVRLHNGIALPPDIAPDAARIAYMVRDADKLDIFRVLEEAVESGQLEHNPEITWNMQLEGGVSEPILAALDAGRAINYRDVTTFCDFVMVQVSWLSGQLHYAESRRLARERRVLEYRERLVLARCDDPRVSRYFHTLE, translated from the coding sequence ATGAACCACGGACATTTCCAGGCGGTGCGAAGCCGCTTCAACCGGTACGTGGCCCGATTTCGCGGGCCTGACGGCGCATTTCCCCCGATGCAAGCGCTCAAGCGGCGGCACACCGCCCATGTGGTAGCCGACGCCGGGCGCATCATGGCCGCAGAGGGATGGGCGACGGCAGAGGCGCTGCTCGGGCGGACGGCGGCGCTTCTGCACGACATCGGACGCTTCTCGCAGTACGCCGAGTTCGGCACGTTTCAGGACAGCGCCTCGGTGAACCACGCCGAACGGGGATGCGCGGTGATGCGTCAGGAGGGGATCTGCTTCGGGATGCCCGAGGACGATGCGCGGATCATCTTTGAAGCGGTGAGGCTGCACAATGGAATCGCGCTGCCGCCAGACATCGCTCCAGACGCAGCCCGGATCGCCTATATGGTGCGTGATGCCGATAAACTCGACATCTTCCGCGTGCTGGAGGAGGCTGTTGAGAGCGGGCAGCTGGAGCATAATCCCGAGATCACGTGGAACATGCAACTGGAGGGCGGGGTTTCCGAACCCATTCTGGCGGCGCTCGATGCGGGGCGCGCGATCAATTACCGCGATGTCACCACCTTCTGCGATTTTGTCATGGTGCAGGTCTCGTGGCTTTCCGGGCAGTTGCACTATGCCGAGTCGCGGCGGCTGGCCCGCGAACGGCGCGTGCTGGAATACCGCGAGCGTCTGGTGCTGGCGCGCTGCGATGACCCGCGGGTCAGCCGCTATTTTCACACATTAGAATAG
- a CDS encoding PAS domain S-box protein has protein sequence ASCIPTMRSALSSSRSTDVEAGAGAGAGSGRRERPRSWHSQAQEGFSANFLLVENSLVERGKDGCLCQDENGNVRLECTCGLVLSGKTDPANPLFTKGGSFWTNNSFPLLDLPSDQDPRLHPRNNCIHQGFASVALIPLRNKDRIVGLIQLNARQKDLFSLETIEILEDIAAHVGAFLARIQADSRVSESEARFRSVFEQSSVGAVLVGLDKRLMKCNPAFCAFLGYTEKELIGKYISDITHPDDLEIGTKELEQMIDGNRVSFSAEKRYIRKDGRMVWGEVNVSLVRDSEGKPLYFLPSVNDIEARKKAEEELRKYEEQLRVTQRLESLGILAGGIAHDFNNILAAIMGNAELALDDISPLSPGRERLEGIMTASKRAAGLCAQMLAYAGKSRIEKRNIALGDLVEETLHLLKTSISKKAILNLKLETSLPCMLGDPAQIRQILMNLVINASEAIGERSGVIALSTGAMDCSGQHLTNGYIVAPDKPGTYVYIEVSDTGCGMDKDAVQRIFEPFFTTKFTGRGLGLSAVLGIVKAHEGALRVYSEPGKGSTFKVLFPAIDVAEDREPEHDANRDWHGSGTVLLVDDEESIRAISSQQLRRLGLQVLTAEDGLQAVNLYRERKDAIVLVLLDLTMPHMNGEEAFRELRQINPNVRVILASGYAEDDIAARFAGMGLAGCLQKPYTVDRLRSLLSTLLPKAEQTTRSEEGRRPIKGVQADG, from the coding sequence CCGCATCGTGCATTCCAACGATGCGTTCGGCTCTTTCATCTTCACGCTCCACGGATGTGGAGGCGGGGGCGGGGGCGGGGGCGGGGAGCGGACGCAGGGAGCGCCCGAGAAGTTGGCACTCTCAAGCGCAGGAGGGTTTTTCCGCAAATTTCCTGCTCGTCGAAAATTCCCTGGTCGAACGCGGTAAAGATGGCTGTTTATGCCAGGACGAGAATGGCAACGTCCGGCTGGAATGCACCTGTGGGTTAGTCCTCTCCGGCAAAACCGACCCCGCCAATCCCCTTTTTACCAAGGGTGGAAGCTTCTGGACAAACAACTCATTCCCTCTGCTGGATCTGCCCTCCGATCAGGATCCGCGCCTGCATCCGCGTAATAACTGCATCCATCAGGGATTTGCATCCGTAGCGCTGATCCCTCTTCGTAATAAAGACCGGATTGTGGGGCTGATTCAACTCAATGCCAGACAAAAGGACTTATTCTCACTCGAAACAATAGAAATTCTTGAGGACATAGCCGCCCATGTAGGGGCCTTCCTTGCTCGTATCCAGGCTGATTCCCGTGTCAGTGAATCTGAAGCACGATTCCGAAGTGTTTTTGAACAATCGTCTGTCGGGGCCGTCCTTGTCGGTCTGGATAAACGCTTGATGAAATGCAATCCTGCCTTTTGCGCTTTTTTGGGATATACCGAAAAAGAACTTATAGGGAAATATATCTCAGATATTACCCATCCGGACGACCTTGAAATTGGAACGAAGGAACTGGAGCAAATGATCGACGGGAATCGGGTTTCCTTTTCGGCAGAGAAGCGCTACATCCGAAAAGACGGCAGGATGGTTTGGGGGGAAGTCAATGTATCCCTTGTTCGTGATTCTGAAGGGAAGCCTTTATACTTCCTCCCCTCGGTCAATGATATTGAAGCTCGTAAAAAAGCCGAAGAAGAACTCCGCAAATATGAAGAGCAGCTTCGTGTGACTCAAAGATTGGAATCGCTGGGTATACTTGCGGGCGGGATCGCTCACGACTTCAACAATATCCTCGCGGCCATCATGGGGAACGCGGAACTCGCGCTCGATGATATTTCTCCGCTTTCTCCCGGCAGGGAAAGACTTGAGGGAATCATGACAGCATCCAAGCGCGCGGCGGGCTTGTGTGCGCAGATGCTTGCCTATGCGGGAAAGAGTCGAATCGAGAAGCGCAACATAGCTCTGGGAGATCTTGTCGAAGAAACCCTCCACTTGCTCAAGACCAGCATCTCGAAGAAAGCGATCCTGAACTTGAAGCTGGAGACGTCGCTTCCGTGCATGTTAGGCGACCCCGCGCAGATTCGCCAAATCCTGATGAATCTGGTCATCAACGCGTCGGAGGCCATAGGCGAGCGAAGCGGTGTCATCGCCCTTTCCACCGGCGCGATGGATTGCTCGGGGCAGCACCTGACCAATGGCTACATCGTGGCGCCCGACAAGCCGGGGACCTATGTCTACATCGAGGTGTCCGACACGGGTTGCGGAATGGACAAGGATGCCGTTCAACGCATCTTTGAGCCATTCTTCACGACCAAGTTCACTGGACGCGGGCTGGGGCTGTCGGCTGTTCTGGGCATTGTCAAAGCGCACGAGGGAGCGCTGCGAGTATACAGTGAACCGGGAAAGGGTTCGACGTTCAAGGTGCTGTTCCCCGCGATTGACGTGGCGGAGGATCGAGAACCCGAACACGACGCCAACCGCGATTGGCATGGGTCTGGAACGGTTCTGCTCGTGGACGACGAAGAGAGCATTCGCGCAATCAGCTCACAGCAGTTGCGGCGATTGGGACTCCAAGTCCTGACGGCGGAGGATGGGCTGCAGGCTGTGAATCTGTATCGCGAGCGCAAGGACGCCATCGTGCTTGTTCTGCTGGACTTGACGATGCCGCACATGAACGGAGAAGAAGCCTTCCGGGAACTTCGGCAAATAAACCCGAATGTGCGTGTGATCCTTGCCAGCGGCTATGCCGAGGATGACATCGCGGCGCGATTCGCCGGTATGGGGTTGGCTGGTTGCCTGCAGAAACCGTACACCGTTGACAGATTGCGCTCGCTGCTGTCCACGCTATTGCCCAAGGCAGAGCAGACAACCCGATCTGAAGAAGGGAGACGCCCCATCAAGGGCGTGCAGGCGGACGGCTAA
- a CDS encoding epoxyqueuosine reductase QueH has translation MRVLLHACCAPCASTAVERLLGLGHAVTLFFSNHNIDTPAEHALRLLHVERLAAHFLAPLLVDAPDRDAWRAAVAGHENAPERGSRCALCFRYSLARTCGHMLQAGFDAFTTSLTTSPHKSSPILFVIGRELAADRFLALDFKKDDGFGRARSISSALGLYRQDYCGCAFSRPAYDGSQTRRCLNR, from the coding sequence ATGCGCGTACTCCTCCATGCCTGCTGCGCCCCGTGCGCCTCGACCGCCGTCGAGCGTCTCCTCGGCCTCGGCCACGCCGTGACCCTGTTCTTCAGCAACCACAACATCGACACCCCCGCTGAGCACGCGCTGCGGCTGTTGCACGTCGAACGGCTGGCCGCGCATTTCCTCGCGCCGCTCCTCGTCGACGCCCCGGACCGCGACGCCTGGCGCGCAGCCGTGGCCGGCCACGAGAATGCCCCGGAGCGTGGCAGCCGCTGCGCCCTGTGTTTCCGCTACAGCCTCGCCCGCACCTGCGGCCACATGTTACAGGCCGGGTTCGACGCCTTCACGACCAGCCTCACCACCAGCCCCCACAAATCGTCGCCGATCCTCTTCGTGATCGGGCGGGAACTCGCGGCGGATCGCTTCCTGGCCCTGGATTTCAAGAAGGACGACGGCTTCGGCCGCGCCCGTTCGATCAGTTCCGCCCTCGGCCTGTATCGGCAGGATTACTGCGGCTGCGCCTTCTCGCGCCCGGCGTATGACGGCTCGCAAACTCGGAGATGTCTGAATCGATGA
- a CDS encoding PAS domain S-box protein: MEEGTAMNRRPFRFGIRTKLNLFTVVVVVLLTIIVYGFVIPMVEREKRGERENKLRAVVETAVSLMAHYEDAVRTYQWKTDSSLPRTREEAQEKVLAYLRPLRYEKDEHIFILDSAARMIMHPLKPDLQGRDLSAEKAPDGSQPFRDMAFEAQRRGSVFVNYIWFAKWSQTVSEPQTTCARYFYPWDWVVCSSLYTQDIDDAVRTLKCDAALVLGFGAILAWGILYVIASLVARPIVALAQQVSQVTGHANTAAAGIIAVRGNDEIGDLANAFRQTLDDLRQAIARLRENEESLRTTLDSIGDAVIATDAHGNVARMNPVAEALTGWRSEEARGRPMSEVFRIVNALTRVPAANPVSQVIANGRVVGIANHTVLLCRDGTEHPIADSAAPIRSAAGVITGVVLVFRDVTEEYRMRRALADSESRFRALVESSADLIWEMDRQGVYTYISPRVREVLGYSPDEVLGKTPFDRMPADEADRFGTLFRERVAAGQPIIGLEHVNRHKDGRLMVLETNGTPICDGAGDVQGYRGVDRDITERKRVEKENVTIEAHLRQSQKMEAVGQLAGGVAHDFNNLLQAILGYAELALDTVNPDARESVEMVLKAGRRAATLVRQLLAFSRQQVLDMRDVDLNEVIADMIKMIRRVIGEHIVLDVVPGLNLGIVRADKGQIEQILMNLCLNARDAMPEGGRIVIETEAVVIDETFCRTHAWALPGRYACLSITDCGCGMDEKTLASIFEPFFTTKVLGQGTGLGLATVYGLVKQHHGLVNVLSEIGKGSTFRIYIPLTGSVAVVVSEEKSEPCVRSGSETILVAEDDEVVRMLTRAVLSGAGYQVHMAEDGEVALRLFDDLKDCVDLVLLDVVMPKLGGRAVYERIRAQRPQVPVIFCTGYSLSAIHTNFVLDEGLRLIQKPYRPNDLLRKVREVLDGAATARSSPADRSCTSV; this comes from the coding sequence ATGGAAGAGGGCACCGCCATGAACCGACGGCCGTTCCGATTCGGGATCCGCACCAAACTCAATCTGTTCACCGTGGTGGTGGTGGTGCTCCTCACCATTATCGTCTATGGCTTCGTCATCCCCATGGTCGAGCGCGAGAAACGGGGCGAGCGCGAAAACAAGCTGCGTGCCGTCGTAGAGACGGCTGTCTCGCTGATGGCCCACTACGAGGATGCCGTTCGCACTTACCAATGGAAGACCGACTCGTCGCTGCCGCGCACCCGCGAGGAGGCCCAGGAGAAGGTGTTGGCGTACCTGCGGCCGTTGCGTTACGAAAAGGACGAGCACATTTTCATCCTCGACAGCGCGGCGCGCATGATCATGCATCCGCTGAAACCCGACCTGCAAGGCCGAGACCTGTCTGCAGAGAAGGCACCGGACGGCAGCCAGCCGTTCCGGGACATGGCTTTCGAGGCGCAGCGACGAGGGAGCGTCTTCGTCAACTACATCTGGTTTGCGAAATGGAGCCAGACGGTGTCCGAGCCGCAGACCACGTGTGCGCGCTATTTCTATCCGTGGGACTGGGTGGTGTGTTCGAGCCTGTATACGCAGGATATTGATGATGCCGTTCGAACGCTGAAATGCGACGCCGCCCTTGTCCTCGGCTTCGGCGCTATACTGGCGTGGGGCATCCTTTACGTCATTGCGTCTTTGGTTGCCAGACCCATCGTCGCGCTGGCCCAGCAGGTGAGCCAAGTGACCGGGCATGCGAACACTGCGGCTGCAGGCATCATTGCCGTGCGCGGCAATGACGAGATCGGCGATCTGGCGAATGCGTTCCGACAGACGCTGGATGACCTGCGTCAGGCGATAGCCCGGCTGCGCGAGAACGAGGAGAGCCTGCGCACAACCTTGGATTCCATTGGCGATGCGGTCATCGCCACGGATGCGCACGGCAATGTCGCGCGGATGAATCCGGTGGCGGAAGCGCTCACCGGCTGGCGGAGCGAGGAGGCGCGCGGCAGACCCATGAGCGAGGTGTTTCGGATCGTCAATGCGCTGACCCGGGTGCCAGCCGCAAACCCGGTCAGCCAGGTCATCGCAAACGGCAGGGTCGTCGGGATCGCGAACCACACGGTGCTTCTGTGTCGCGACGGAACCGAGCACCCGATCGCGGACTCCGCCGCGCCCATCCGGTCGGCTGCAGGCGTCATCACCGGTGTGGTGCTGGTCTTCCGCGACGTAACGGAGGAATACCGGATGCGACGGGCTTTGGCGGACAGCGAGAGCCGCTTCCGCGCGTTGGTCGAGTCATCCGCCGACCTGATCTGGGAAATGGACCGGCAGGGCGTCTACACCTACATCAGTCCGAGAGTTCGCGAGGTCCTTGGTTATTCGCCCGATGAGGTGTTGGGGAAGACGCCGTTTGATCGCATGCCTGCAGACGAAGCCGATCGGTTTGGCACGTTGTTCCGAGAGCGGGTTGCGGCCGGTCAGCCGATCATCGGGCTAGAGCACGTCAACAGGCACAAGGACGGGCGGCTGATGGTCCTCGAAACGAATGGCACGCCGATCTGCGACGGCGCGGGGGATGTTCAAGGGTACCGCGGTGTGGATCGCGACATTACTGAGCGCAAGCGCGTCGAGAAAGAGAACGTCACGATCGAGGCCCATCTGCGGCAGTCTCAGAAAATGGAAGCGGTCGGGCAACTGGCGGGCGGGGTGGCCCATGATTTTAACAACCTCCTGCAGGCCATCCTGGGGTATGCGGAGCTGGCGCTCGACACGGTCAACCCGGATGCCCGCGAATCCGTCGAGATGGTCTTGAAGGCGGGTCGGCGCGCGGCCACCTTGGTCCGGCAATTGCTCGCCTTCAGCAGGCAACAGGTCCTCGACATGCGAGATGTCGATCTGAATGAAGTCATCGCCGACATGATTAAAATGATTCGGCGGGTCATCGGCGAGCACATCGTGCTCGATGTCGTTCCCGGTTTAAATCTGGGCATCGTGCGGGCGGACAAGGGGCAGATCGAGCAGATTCTGATGAACCTCTGCCTCAACGCGCGCGATGCTATGCCAGAGGGGGGGCGAATCGTCATCGAGACGGAGGCTGTCGTGATCGATGAGACCTTCTGTCGTACGCACGCTTGGGCTCTGCCGGGACGCTATGCGTGCCTGAGTATAACAGACTGCGGATGCGGAATGGACGAGAAGACACTCGCGAGCATCTTTGAGCCGTTCTTTACAACGAAAGTTCTCGGGCAAGGGACGGGGCTTGGGCTGGCCACCGTCTATGGCTTGGTCAAGCAACACCATGGCCTCGTCAACGTCCTCAGCGAAATCGGCAAGGGGTCTACGTTCAGAATTTACATTCCATTGACCGGCAGCGTCGCCGTCGTCGTGTCCGAGGAAAAGAGCGAACCCTGCGTCCGCAGCGGGTCCGAGACCATTTTAGTCGCGGAGGATGACGAAGTGGTGCGAATGCTGACGCGCGCCGTCCTCAGCGGCGCCGGATATCAGGTGCATATGGCCGAAGACGGCGAAGTGGCCCTGCGGCTATTCGACGACCTGAAGGACTGCGTCGATCTGGTATTGCTCGATGTCGTGATGCCCAAGCTGGGCGGCCGAGCGGTCTACGAACGGATTCGGGCGCAACGTCCGCAGGTGCCGGTCATCTTCTGCACCGGGTACAGCTTGAGCGCCATTCACACCAACTTCGTTCTTGACGAGGGACTTCGGCTGATTCAGAAGCCTTATCGGCCCAATGATTTGCTGCGCAAGGTGCGCGAAGTCTTGGACGGTGCCGCGACGGCGCGTTCATCGCCAGCCGACCGCTCGTGCACGAGCGTGTGA
- a CDS encoding glycosyl hydrolase family 43 produces the protein MFYPGQIWKDTDGNPIQAHGGGINCFHGTYYWYGENKTGCSAFMNGQPWHAGVNCYSSKNLTDWTFEGTVLPSRPDDTEHDLSPFNIMDRPHVLFNASTGKYVMWMKIVRGGWGGAQRTGVAVADTPTGPFRYLRSFLPCGMVSGDPNFFLEPGHEQKAYWIFNRPHTSVVIADLTDDYLNTTGMYSLHFPHSGPPSAREAPVVIKKNQRYFMITSGTTGYGANPSEWASADLIHGPWTTHGNPCVGTKAETSFDSQFGSAFELADRPGHFIGVADRWTPGDISDSRYVWLPLQLKDGRLEIRWFDEWDLSVFAAL, from the coding sequence ATGTTTTATCCTGGACAGATATGGAAAGACACGGACGGCAATCCGATTCAGGCCCATGGCGGCGGGATTAACTGCTTTCATGGAACCTACTACTGGTATGGCGAGAACAAGACCGGCTGCAGTGCGTTTATGAACGGGCAGCCGTGGCATGCGGGCGTAAATTGTTATTCGTCCAAGAACCTGACGGATTGGACGTTTGAAGGCACCGTTCTGCCATCCAGGCCAGACGACACGGAACACGACTTGTCGCCTTTCAATATTATGGATCGTCCGCACGTTCTCTTCAACGCCTCCACCGGAAAATACGTCATGTGGATGAAGATTGTGCGCGGTGGATGGGGGGGCGCACAGCGGACGGGCGTCGCGGTGGCGGATACACCGACTGGTCCCTTTCGTTATCTCCGCTCGTTTCTGCCCTGCGGGATGGTTTCCGGGGATCCCAATTTCTTTTTGGAGCCAGGCCACGAGCAGAAGGCCTATTGGATTTTCAACCGGCCCCACACATCGGTCGTGATTGCAGACCTTACGGATGATTATTTGAACACGACCGGCATGTACAGCCTGCACTTTCCGCATTCGGGTCCGCCGTCTGCGCGGGAGGCGCCGGTGGTGATCAAGAAGAATCAACGCTATTTCATGATCACCTCCGGGACCACCGGCTACGGCGCCAATCCATCGGAATGGGCCTCGGCGGATCTGATTCATGGGCCCTGGACAACGCATGGGAATCCCTGTGTGGGGACGAAAGCGGAGACGAGTTTCGATTCTCAGTTTGGGTCCGCGTTTGAACTTGCGGACCGGCCGGGGCACTTTATCGGGGTGGCGGATCGCTGGACGCCGGGGGACATCTCCGACTCGCGGTATGTCTGGCTCCCGTTGCAGCTCAAGGACGGGCGCTTGGAGATACGCTGGTTCGACGAGTGGGATCTTTCGGTGTTTGCGGCCCTCTGA
- a CDS encoding HU family DNA-binding protein, producing the protein MKTKSEIIAELAETAGVEKAQAATMLEALVAMAIREAADGFTIPGLGKLVKVERAARMGRNPATGETIQIAAKSALKFRLAKAAKEAIMTPA; encoded by the coding sequence ATGAAGACCAAGAGCGAAATCATTGCAGAGTTGGCTGAAACGGCTGGTGTCGAGAAGGCGCAGGCGGCGACGATGTTGGAAGCTCTGGTCGCGATGGCCATCCGGGAAGCCGCGGACGGGTTCACCATTCCGGGACTCGGCAAACTCGTCAAGGTGGAGCGCGCAGCCCGGATGGGGCGCAACCCGGCGACGGGCGAGACGATCCAGATCGCGGCCAAGTCGGCCCTGAAGTTCAGGCTCGCCAAGGCGGCCAAAGAAGCGATCATGACCCCCGCGTGA